In Granulicella mallensis MP5ACTX8, the sequence TCAACGACGGGCATGGACATCCTGTGGGAGATGAGGTCCTGGAGCAGTTCGCCCTCCGGTTAAAGAATGGGGTAAGAGCAACCGATTGGGTTGGGCGCTATGGAGGCGAAGAGTTTCTGCTGGTGTTGAACGACTGTAAAGCTGCCCACTTATGGGCGCGGGCTGAGCACATACGCACAATTATTGCGCAAGAACCCTTCGCCACAAAAGCAGGTTTTCTGAATGTGTCTACCAGTATTGGTGCGATTACCTTTGATGGGTTAGCCAGTTCTATGTCGCTGGAATCAATGGTGAAGCAAGCTGATACAGCTTTGTATCGGGCAAAATCCCTTGGGCGCAATCGTGTCCAGTTGGTAGACCAGCCTCTGGTGTTGACTAAATCTCAGGATTAGTCATATCGACGTATTAGCCCTGTAAAAACGAGTATTCCAGACATAATATATAGTCATGAAAACTCATGCCTGAGCGCTCACAAGCTGGCCGGCAAGTCCTCGTCATAGCTGGCGTCCTAGGCTATCTGCTCGTGCACGGACTCGCGGCGTGCTTGCTGCCCGAATCGCTCTCGCCACTCTCCACTCTTGGCATTGTCATAGCTGAGTTGGCTGCAGTAAGCGCATGCTTAACCGTTGCAGGCAAGACATCTGGACAATCCAGGATGCTCTGGTGTCTCCTCGCGCTTTCCCTCTTGCTCCATGTCACGGCCATGTCGCTCGACATGATCGCTGAGTGGCAGGGTAAGACAGCGACTCTGGCTCCTGCACGGCAGGTCCTTTTGGGGACGCTTGATGGCGTGCCCCTTCTGCTCGTTGTATCGCTCCGAGCCGGAACACAGAGAGATCTCCTGTTCCGCATCATGAAGGTCGTTCTCTCGCTGGCTACCGGTGCTCTCTTCTATGTGCTTATTTTTTCTGTTCTACCGATTCACACTAACCCTGAGCCGGCAACGCTGGTCTTTATTTCGAATCTATTTGATGTGCTGGGAATCTTTCTTTGGATTGCGGCTATGATCCGCGTTTTTGGAGCGGATCAGGTAAATGAGCGCCGCTTCTTTGTCTGCCTCTCGATGTTTTTGGGAAGTAGCGCAATCCTGGACTCCGTCCACAACCGCATTCTCATGAAGCACGACTATGTGTGGCTGGATCTTTTCCTGTCTGCGCCTCCCCTCTTGCTGGCTGGGATCATCTTCATGACTTCATCGCGTCCTCTGCCGTCGTTCTACGGTTCTCCGCGCATAGTCCGTATCGTCCGCATCGGCAGTCCCGTATTTCTGAGCCTGGCACTCTTATTGCTGGGTCTTTTCGTTTCCCGGTCTGACTTCTACATCGGGACATCGGCCGTTGTATTATCGATCGGTTGCTACTGCGCCATGAATATCATCCTGCATGAGAGAGCGATCGAAGCTGAAGAATCTCTGGCCCACGCGAACGGAAGACTTACCGAACTCGTCAGTACCGACGGACTTACCGGAGCGCCTAATCGAAGAGCATTTGATCAGAGGATCGACGTTGAAGTCCGCGCTGCGCATCGTTTTGCCCAACCGCTCTCTCTGTTGCTGATTGATGTCGATCACTTTAAACAGTTGAACGATGCAAAGGGACATTTGGCGGGGGATGACTGCCTGGTTCAGATTGCGCAAGCGCTCCATCGAGCACTGCCTCGGGCTACGGACTTTCTCGCACGCTATGGCGGTGAGGAATTTGTCGTCCTTCTACCAGCAACGGATGGTTTCGGAGCCGCGACTGTGGCGCACACCCTTCATAGTGCGATTTCCAATCTCCACCTTGAGCACCCTAGCTCACCCTCAGGAGTGGTTACCGTCAGCATCGGAATTTCCACCTATGATGGTTCCGTACCGCCCGATACACTTGAATTAATTCACACTGCGGATCAGGCTCTCTACCGGGCAAAAAGTCTTGGACGGAATCGGACCGAAATACTTGTGACGAGAGAGGTAGATAAGGCGAACCTTTCTTAGCCTCGATTCGCCGCACATTCTTTGCTCGGAATCCCTCGCATGATGTCCTTCATCACGAGTCAGTTTCTGTGCCGATCCAAGGGCGACCGCCCTGAAGTGGTGCTGGAAGGTCCAAAGAATTTGGCGTTCATGGGCCAGTTCTGTGAAATGCCCGACGATATGGTCTTTATTGGACCGTCTGCCCACATGAGCGCGCTAACGATTGGTTGCAATCGGTGTATCTGCTAATGGGTAGAGATCGCCGGGAATTGCAAGCCGCGGAAGAACGAATTAAATAGAGCGGTTACCGGTTCCGTTTGATCGTCGATGGTTCCTTTTCTCCGAATCATGGTAGCGAGAAGTCTGTTTCTTTCGTCGAGCGTCAAGGCTTCAGAGAGTTGATTTCGCGTAGATGGCTCTGTCAGCCGATGGGCGTCTTTGCCTAGCAGGAATGATCCGGCTAGAGGGAAACACCATGAAGGACACATTGCAGGAGCGCAATAAGTCACTCGTACTGAAGGCCTTCGAGACGCTCTTCAACCAGCGCGATTATGAAACTGCGGAGCGGTACTGGTCTCCTCAATACATTCAGCACAGTGCCCATATCGAACCTGGGCGCGAAGAGTTCTTCAACCTTTTTAGACGCCGGCATTGTTCACTAGCACGTTCACCTTGCCCAGAGTCGCGCTGAGCCGTGCAAGTCGTATCAACTTGATTCTTGCCCAATGGCAACGGCAAGTAGCTGGCGAGCCCACCAATACCCCGTTGCGGATCGTCGATCTGCTGGCCGCAAATCCCTTCATTACCGCAACGGGCATCGCCGGCGAACTAGGCGTCGCCGGGCAGCTTGTTTGGTTCACTCATAGGGTTCAAGCGCGCAAATAGAACCGCGTCGCTATTAGCGATATACAGGAAAATCGAAAATAGTGAGTTCGCTTATTAGCGCTGGGGGTGATCGAGATCGAGCAATCATTTCGACTGATCTGTCGTGCTCCACAGACTCTCCCTACTCGTCGCGGACCTTGTGGAGCACGATAGCTGCCAGTTGCTGTTTCTTAGAATCTTACCGATGCACCCTGCTTCTCAGCATTCACTTACAGTTGCGGTTACTTCAGTTCTTTCACGGCGGTAACGTGGGCCTCAATCCCGTAGTGGAAATAAAATGCGGCGAAGTGCGCGGCGAAATAGATCAGTGAGTGCCATTTTCATGGATGGGGAATAGTTTGGGGAATGCTGTGGGAAAGCCTGCTATCCACTTTACTTTCAATGTCCGTGAATCCCTGGGGGCAACCAATACACCCATTTACCGATCTTCCTCGTACCTCTCTGAACATCCTCGCACGCGAGGATGTTCTTGTTTTTGCAAAGACTTACACGAAAATAGCGTGCGAAGGGGGCCGAGGGGGTGCGACCAGAGCCACCCTTTTCATTGGGGAATAAATTCCCCAAACTTTGGGGCACACGATGGCACTGACGATCAAAGAGATCAAAAATGCGAAGCCGAAGGACAAGAAGTACAAGATGCTCGACGGAGGGGGGCTCAGTCTGCTGGTCTTGCCGACAGGCACGAAGCTTTGGCTTTGGCGCTATCAGTTCAATGGCAGCGAGAAGAACATGACATTTGGGGAGTACCCAGTTGTCGCTCCCAAGGAAGCTCGAGATCTTCACTTCGCGGCGAAGAGGCTACTAGCTACTGGCATCAATCCGATGGCGGAACGCAAGGCAGAGGCCGAAGCGAAGCAGCAGAAGTTCAGAGCGCTTGAACGCGAAGCTGATAGCAGTTTCGCGAAGATCGCCCGAAAGTGGTGGGCATGGTGGTCGATTGGCAAATCTCCCAGGCACGCAAGCTCTTGAAGGTCCGAACGGTCAGGGTGGCTACGTACAGTTTGATTCAGTCAACGCGCTCGCGGAAGCAGGTGCTCATGTCGACACCTATCGTGCAACCGCGATAGATCGCCCCTACATGGCTCTAGCTTCACTGGACTCGTAACCCTTAGGGCCGCGTTCCGAGCGTGTTGTTGGTGGTGCCGGTTACGGTAGGTGTTACGACCGGAGCGGCACCGCCGATGATCTTGGTCACAGAGTTATTGCCTTTGTTGGGTATCCATACCGAGCCTGAGTTGTCGATGATGATGCCGGTTGGCGTGCTAATGCCTCCGCCCTGGTATCCGGTGCTCGGTGTCACCGCTGTGCCGGTTGAGCTGAGAACGCTGACAGAGTTATTGGCATTGGCGGCCCAGACCTGGCCCAGGCCATCGATGGCCAGCGACGTCGGCTTATTGACTCCGGCCGCAGCGTTGCCGGGTACCGCGATGACTGTACCCGTACTCGTAAACTCGGTGACAGCACTGGTTCCGTTGGCAA encodes:
- a CDS encoding GGDEF domain-containing protein, which encodes MKVVLSLATGALFYVLIFSVLPIHTNPEPATLVFISNLFDVLGIFLWIAAMIRVFGADQVNERRFFVCLSMFLGSSAILDSVHNRILMKHDYVWLDLFLSAPPLLLAGIIFMTSSRPLPSFYGSPRIVRIVRIGSPVFLSLALLLLGLFVSRSDFYIGTSAVVLSIGCYCAMNIILHERAIEAEESLAHANGRLTELVSTDGLTGAPNRRAFDQRIDVEVRAAHRFAQPLSLLLIDVDHFKQLNDAKGHLAGDDCLVQIAQALHRALPRATDFLARYGGEEFVVLLPATDGFGAATVAHTLHSAISNLHLEHPSSPSGVVTVSIGISTYDGSVPPDTLELIHTADQALYRAKSLGRNRTEILVTREVDKANLS
- a CDS encoding oleate hydratase, which encodes MLGIPRMMSFITSQFLCRSKGDRPEVVLEGPKNLAFMGQFCEMPDDMVFIGPSAHMSALTIGCNRCIC
- a CDS encoding Arm DNA-binding domain-containing protein: MALTIKEIKNAKPKDKKYKMLDGGGLSLLVLPTGTKLWLWRYQFNGSEKNMTFGEYPVVAPKEARDLHFAAKRLLATGINPMAERKAEAEAKQQKFRALEREADSSFAKIARKWWAWWSIGKSPRHASS